In uncultured Desulfuromonas sp., the genomic stretch GATGTCGGCGGCAAAAACCTTCAACATTGCCGGACTCAATTGCGGCTTTGCCATCATTCCCAACCCGACCCTGCGCCGCCAGTTCAACCGCGCCGCTCAAGGAATGATTCCTCACCCCAACGCCCTTGGTTATGCGGCAACCCAGGCCGCCTTCAGTCATGCGGAGCCATGGCGGCAAGCGCTGTTGGAGTACCTGCGCGTCAACCGTGATTATTTGCACAAAGAGATCAACCAGCGACTGCCGATGCTGACGATGGAACCCGTGGAAGCCACCTATCTCGCCTGGATCAATGTCAGTGCATTAGAGGATTATCGCCCGGCATTTTTTGAACAGGCAGGACTGGGATTTTCCGCTGGAGAACCGTTTGGTGACAACCGCTTTATGCGACTCAACTTTGGCTGTTCGCGATCCACTCTGGAAGAAGCATTGCAGCGCCTGGAACGGGCCATTTCCCCACGCTGAGATTTGTCAATTGAGAATCAGGGCAAGAAAGGCTAAGATCAGGACCTTGTTACCAGTACTGTATTGATATGAAATTTATGAGATAAAACGGAGGATGAAGTTTCTATGAGTGAACCACGCAAACCCAGCAAAGCGGAAATCGAGGCAGGCCTGAAGGTCCTGCGTCGGCGCCGCCTTATTTTCTGGATTCTGATCGCTGTCTACCTGCCGATGATCTATGTGGTCCTGGAGATGTCAGGTTCCGACAAAGTCACCGGTATCTTCTTCGGATTCTGGCTGTTTTTTGTCACCATTGCCGCCAACGTCGTGGCCTTCTCAAAATGCCCGAGTTGTGGTCAGTTCTTCCACATGAACGGCATGATTCCCATGTATTTCCGTAACTGCCTGCATTGTGGGCTGCACATTACCGGCGATGAAAAGCGCAATAAATTTGAGAAATAGTGGTCTTTGACCTCGGTCTTCAGTGGTTCGTCACTCGGAACTGACCGCTCTGGCGAACATCATCCGTTCGCGAAGGTGGTACCCACATGACGCGGGCTTCCGCGCCCGCACGTCGGGCCCCTTTTGCGTCGACAAAAGGGGAGCAAAATCGACTCCCGTCATTGCGCCCTTACGGGTTCCCTCTCTGCGTTCACTTACACCGCGATGCCGGCAAAACTCGCCCAGTCGGCATCAGTCCTCAAACAGGTTGCCGACGACCATCGCGCTGACCGTTCTCTTCGTTCGGCGCTGCTGAACGGGAGGGCTTGGCTGCTCAATAACACACCACTGCAGGGCGGGCACCGTCCCGCCCGTTTGATCGGTGCCACACCAGAGATAGAGCACGATTGAAGATTGTTATCAACCTTTTACGCCATGGCTGATGAGACGCAAGATTCGCCGACCTAAAGGGCGGCGAGCCGAATACGTGAAGCATAACGGAAACTGACCCATTGTCGGTGAATCCAGGTTCAGGAGGTGTTCACAGCCGGTTTTTGCATACTTTTGAGCGGCCAGTCAAAAGGATGTCGGCTGCCGGGACGAAACCCGGCGACCTTGACCTTGACCTTGACTTTGATCTTAGGTCACTACTTAAAGAAAGCGAGAGACACGATGAGAAACCCATCACTCTCTCACACCGGACGCAACCGCCCACCACACCGGGCATGACGATACTGACGTCGCGCCGGTAACCGGCGTAGACGGTAAATCGGCTCCTGACAGCGCTCACACACGGCAACAACCTTAAGCCGTTGCTGATGAAGCTTAGCAACAGCAGGACTATGGCCACATCTCTGCACTGAAACCTGCAAGGCTCTGGCCCAATTCTGCCAGGATTTACCATGCCCTCCCCGATATACCTTGCCCGAAAAGGACAGAAGGTGATCACACAGATGGGCCACTTCAT encodes the following:
- a CDS encoding SprT-like domain-containing protein; protein product: MTLFQSPMTLYDFASRHDLWHHVEQAVASLAPDAEAFIRRISAVPVKGSSATRSLGCYYSRGGEPCCIRLQLAQESDALQQTFLHEVAHLCDHLLSFSGKVYRGGHGKSWQNWARALQVSVQRCGHSPAVAKLHQQRLKVVAVCERCQEPIYRLRRLPARRQYRHARCGGRLRPV